One genomic window of Caldisericum sp. includes the following:
- a CDS encoding site-2 protease family protein → MMNNITQYITELLYVIPAVLIVLTVHEFGHAYVAYKMGDVTAKEEGRLSLNPLRHIDPIGLLALIIFRFGWGKPVPVDFTALRNLRKGMVFVSLAGPLANFILAFALAPLFNWMSRNPIALTGFGYFVQLVQYIIVLSVYLGIFNLIPIPPLDGSKIVFAFTKNPLRFLYDDSLNYYGIIFLVIILSVPFFRFNYFFSRIVSPILNLLSKL, encoded by the coding sequence ATGATGAACAACATAACTCAATATATAACTGAATTGCTGTATGTGATTCCTGCTGTTTTGATTGTTTTAACCGTGCACGAATTTGGACACGCATATGTTGCTTACAAAATGGGCGATGTCACCGCAAAAGAAGAAGGAAGGCTCTCGCTTAATCCTCTAAGGCATATCGATCCAATTGGTCTTCTTGCGCTTATCATTTTCAGGTTTGGATGGGGAAAGCCCGTACCTGTAGACTTTACGGCTTTGAGAAATCTTAGAAAAGGCATGGTTTTTGTTTCGCTTGCAGGACCTCTTGCAAACTTCATACTTGCTTTTGCCCTTGCGCCACTTTTTAACTGGATGAGCAGGAACCCAATCGCCCTTACTGGCTTTGGGTATTTTGTTCAACTCGTTCAGTATATAATCGTTCTAAGTGTTTATCTTGGCATATTTAACCTTATTCCAATACCTCCGCTTGATGGTTCAAAGATAGTATTTGCATTCACAAAAAACCCTCTTAGGTTCCTTTACGATGATTCCCTCAACTATTACGGAATAATATTCCTTGTGATTATCTTATCCGTTCCATTCTTTAGATTCAATTACTTTTTCTCGAGAATTGTTTCTCCAATACTAAACTTGCTTAGCAAATTATAA
- a CDS encoding TIGR00282 family metallophosphoesterase produces MRVLFLGDIFAEPGRVAVKEGLPKLIEEYRPHFVIANGENAAHGAGITYEIALELHSYGIDVITGGNHTFDKKVLWEKFSLLPYLLRPLNYPEGALGKGYVIVEKKDFKLGVINLQGRVEMQPIESPFKVGEVVLEEIHSITPYIIVDFHAEATAEKEALGFYFDGKVSAVVGTHTHVQTGDERILPNGTAYITDVGMCGVEDSVIGLDKEVALKRFLTGMPWNFEPAKGNATLHFVVIDIDDKGKATQILRGKWRKI; encoded by the coding sequence ATGAGAGTACTTTTTCTTGGTGATATTTTTGCAGAGCCCGGAAGGGTTGCAGTAAAAGAAGGTCTTCCCAAACTCATAGAGGAATACCGTCCACATTTTGTTATTGCAAACGGTGAAAACGCAGCACACGGTGCTGGAATTACTTATGAGATTGCTCTTGAACTTCATTCTTATGGTATTGATGTTATAACTGGTGGAAATCATACTTTCGATAAGAAAGTGCTCTGGGAGAAATTTTCACTTCTTCCATACCTTTTAAGGCCGTTAAACTACCCTGAAGGTGCGCTGGGCAAAGGCTATGTTATAGTTGAAAAGAAAGATTTTAAGTTAGGTGTTATAAACCTTCAAGGGCGTGTTGAAATGCAGCCAATTGAATCTCCTTTTAAAGTTGGTGAGGTTGTTTTAGAGGAGATTCACTCAATAACTCCTTACATAATTGTTGATTTTCATGCAGAGGCAACAGCAGAAAAAGAAGCGCTCGGATTTTATTTCGACGGGAAGGTGTCTGCAGTAGTTGGCACACACACGCATGTTCAAACCGGCGACGAGAGGATACTTCCAAATGGCACTGCCTATATAACTGATGTTGGGATGTGTGGGGTTGAGGATTCTGTTATCGGCCTTGATAAGGAAGTTGCCCTTAAGCGTTTTCTTACCGGAATGCCCTGGAATTTTGAACCTGCAAAAGGAAACGCAACACTTCATTTCGTTGTAATCGATATTGACGACAAAGGTAAAGCAACACAAATTTTAAGGGGAAAGTGGAGAAAGATTTAG
- a CDS encoding 50S ribosomal protein L25/general stress protein Ctc codes for MKRVSINAERREVTTKGNTNKLRQEGKIPAVVYGKIVENFFVAVDYKEFVKLEREVGRSAIFDLNVDGKVYPTIIKEIQIDPIKRNIIHVDFQAVDLDKPVYTSIPLVFVGEAVGVKKGGILEPSLHEIEVEGLLTDLPDKVEVDVSNLDIKDVIYVKDLKLGDKVKVYSDPDAVVVSVVPPTTEEVAAPAPAEGEGAPAEGKAAPAEGKAGAKAETPKEGTKEK; via the coding sequence ATGAAAAGAGTTTCTATAAATGCTGAAAGAAGGGAAGTAACTACTAAGGGCAATACGAATAAGTTGAGACAGGAAGGAAAAATTCCTGCAGTAGTTTACGGTAAAATAGTTGAGAATTTTTTTGTTGCAGTTGATTACAAAGAATTTGTAAAACTTGAGCGTGAGGTAGGGCGTTCAGCTATCTTCGATTTGAATGTTGATGGTAAAGTTTATCCTACAATTATTAAAGAGATTCAGATCGACCCAATTAAAAGAAACATAATTCATGTTGATTTTCAGGCAGTTGACCTTGATAAGCCAGTTTACACAAGCATTCCTCTTGTTTTCGTTGGCGAAGCAGTTGGTGTTAAGAAGGGCGGTATTCTTGAGCCATCCCTTCACGAGATAGAGGTTGAAGGACTTCTTACCGACTTGCCAGACAAGGTCGAAGTCGATGTTTCAAATCTTGATATTAAGGATGTTATCTATGTTAAGGATCTAAAACTTGGCGATAAGGTTAAAGTTTATTCAGATCCTGACGCAGTAGTTGTTTCTGTTGTTCCACCAACAACTGAGGAAGTTGCAGCACCAGCTCCTGCTGAGGGTGAGGGAGCACCTGCCGAAGGTAAAGCAGCACCTGCCGAAGGTAAAGCCGGGGCAAAGGCTGAAACTCCCAAAGAAGGAACAAAGGAGAAGTAG
- the glmU gene encoding bifunctional UDP-N-acetylglucosamine diphosphorylase/glucosamine-1-phosphate N-acetyltransferase GlmU: MMTGVVLGAGIGKRMHSKVPKVLHKICGREMIFYAIDSVKDIVDSVVVVINESMPKELFDGFEVRVQKTPLGTGDALKVALTGIDTDLVLVTTGDNPLFEKEDILKFYNFFKETNSDISFISAEADDPTNLGRVLRSGDEFVKIVEEADATEEEKAIKEINTGVYLFKFSLLSKILEELSNNNAQGEYYLTDTLTIAKDKGYKVTVYKLPKKLPIYGVNNRFELSIAEKIIQEKILKKHMLNGVTIHNPETQKIDYFVEIENDTEILPGCVLEGKTKIESDCVIGPFAQIIDSHISKGSIVKQSVVMNSYVGENCSIGPFAYVRPENILVRNVKIGTFVEVKKSKFDEGAKVPHLSYIGDATVGKNVNIGAGTITCNFSGLEGNKKNPTLIEDDVFIGSHSTLVAPLVIRKGAYTAAGSVITQEVPEDSLAIARAQQVNKIGWVKRRKGQNG; this comes from the coding sequence AGGTATTGGAAAAAGGATGCACTCAAAGGTGCCAAAAGTTCTCCACAAGATATGTGGAAGAGAAATGATTTTTTACGCAATCGACTCCGTAAAGGACATTGTAGATAGTGTTGTGGTAGTAATAAATGAATCGATGCCGAAGGAACTTTTTGATGGCTTCGAGGTAAGAGTTCAAAAGACACCTCTTGGAACAGGTGATGCTTTAAAGGTTGCACTTACAGGAATTGATACAGATCTTGTCCTCGTAACAACGGGCGATAACCCGCTTTTTGAAAAAGAGGATATCCTGAAGTTTTACAACTTCTTTAAAGAAACCAATTCTGATATTTCGTTTATCTCAGCAGAAGCAGATGACCCTACAAATCTGGGGCGTGTCTTGAGAAGTGGAGATGAGTTTGTAAAGATTGTTGAAGAAGCCGATGCAACCGAAGAAGAAAAGGCTATAAAAGAAATTAACACCGGAGTTTATCTATTCAAATTCTCGCTTTTAAGCAAAATCCTTGAGGAACTTTCGAACAATAACGCACAAGGCGAATACTATTTGACAGATACTTTAACAATAGCAAAGGATAAAGGCTACAAGGTAACAGTTTACAAACTTCCAAAAAAACTTCCAATCTATGGTGTTAATAACAGGTTTGAACTTTCTATTGCAGAAAAGATAATTCAAGAGAAGATTTTAAAAAAGCACATGCTTAATGGTGTTACGATTCATAATCCCGAAACTCAAAAAATCGATTACTTTGTTGAAATTGAAAACGACACAGAGATTCTACCTGGATGTGTTTTGGAGGGTAAAACAAAAATCGAATCTGATTGTGTGATAGGTCCGTTTGCACAGATTATTGATTCTCACATATCAAAAGGAAGTATCGTAAAGCAGTCAGTTGTTATGAATTCCTATGTTGGTGAAAACTGCTCAATTGGTCCTTTTGCTTATGTCCGCCCCGAAAACATCCTCGTAAGAAATGTAAAGATAGGCACTTTTGTTGAGGTAAAGAAGTCGAAATTTGATGAAGGTGCAAAAGTACCGCACCTTTCTTATATTGGTGATGCAACCGTTGGTAAAAATGTTAATATTGGTGCAGGGACTATTACCTGCAACTTCTCAGGGCTTGAGGGAAACAAGAAAAACCCAACCCTTATAGAAGACGATGTTTTTATAGGTTCACATTCGACTTTGGTTGCGCCACTTGTCATTCGTAAAGGTGCCTACACTGCTGCAGGTTCGGTCATAACACAGGAAGTTCCTGAGGATTCTCTTGCTATTGCAAGGGCTCAACAGGTTAATAAAATAGGATGGGTGAAGAGGAGGAAGGGGCAAAATGGTTAA
- the trpS gene encoding tryptophan--tRNA ligase yields the protein MDVVVTGMRSTGELHIGHLVGVIDNLKKLQETYRSYFFIADLHVLTTNYEHTEDFKKNRIAVMLDWLSAGVDPNKATLFIQSKVPAHTYLHLLLSMIVPISWLERNPTVKEMIRDLDLKENASYGLLGYPVLMASDIILYKAKYVPVGKDQLPHLEMTREMVRRFNYLYGELFVEPQALLTEFPYVPGIDGKKMSKSLENDIKIADTEENTTKKIMNAVTDPEKIRLHDKGHPEVCNVFTYHKIFNKEEVNDIERDCRAGNIGCVACKRNLANKLNAYLRPIREKREELKKEIDRVEDIFVEGSKKASEVANATLDEALTKMNLK from the coding sequence ATGGATGTCGTAGTAACAGGAATGCGTTCAACAGGAGAACTTCACATAGGGCACCTTGTAGGTGTTATTGACAACCTCAAGAAACTCCAGGAAACTTACAGAAGTTATTTCTTTATCGCAGATTTGCATGTCCTTACAACAAACTACGAACACACAGAGGATTTTAAAAAGAACAGGATTGCGGTAATGCTCGACTGGCTTTCTGCAGGAGTTGACCCAAATAAAGCAACGCTATTTATTCAATCAAAAGTCCCGGCACATACATATCTGCATTTACTTCTTTCGATGATTGTCCCTATTTCCTGGCTTGAAAGAAACCCAACAGTAAAAGAAATGATAAGAGACCTCGACTTAAAAGAAAACGCATCCTACGGGCTACTCGGGTATCCTGTATTAATGGCATCAGACATCATCCTTTACAAAGCAAAATATGTGCCTGTTGGAAAGGACCAATTGCCTCACCTTGAAATGACCCGCGAAATGGTAAGAAGGTTTAACTACCTTTATGGAGAACTTTTTGTGGAACCTCAAGCGCTCCTAACAGAGTTTCCTTATGTGCCAGGTATTGATGGTAAAAAAATGTCAAAAAGCCTTGAAAACGACATTAAGATTGCAGACACAGAGGAAAACACAACAAAGAAAATAATGAACGCAGTTACAGACCCCGAGAAAATAAGGCTTCACGACAAAGGACACCCGGAAGTGTGCAATGTGTTTACCTATCACAAGATTTTTAACAAAGAGGAAGTTAACGACATTGAAAGAGATTGCAGGGCAGGTAATATTGGATGTGTTGCATGTAAAAGGAACCTTGCAAATAAATTAAACGCTTATCTTAGACCGATAAGAGAAAAAAGAGAGGAATTGAAGAAAGAGATAGACAGAGTCGAGGACATATTTGTCGAGGGAAGTAAAAAAGCATCAGAAGTTGCAAACGCAACGCTTGACGAAGCACTCACAAAGATGAACCTGAAATGA
- the miaB gene encoding tRNA (N6-isopentenyl adenosine(37)-C2)-methylthiotransferase MiaB translates to MRTFAIINFGCQMNEYESDRFREVFYEFGLSEVSNIEEADFVLFNSCAVREKSEQKLISSVGYARSLYEKYGRPYVIVTGCVASIREKEIKRVAKDSLFMLSKGYELVYDRVEELRRELSKILKPVGSSFTSSSGVFAYVPVIFGCNSFCTYCIVPATKGREKSRKLSDIIDEVQRLVDNGTKEIVLLGQNINHYAYDLGNPNGFIELLEAVSKVRGLKRLRYLTPHPAYFTKDLIKRMRQIDNLMPHFHLPVQSGSNRILELMKREYTKEFYLDIIEAIWEIFKEASITTDIIVGFPTETEEDFMETVNLVKYVRFDKSFIAAYSKRPNTPASTMEGQIDPKIKKERLNYLLSVQNEISFEKNKAYIGGTYEVLVENVKGNVAFGRIPQDKLVIFETEKQIQTGDLVNVQITDADFIHLKGKIADSL, encoded by the coding sequence ATGAGAACATTTGCCATAATTAATTTTGGTTGCCAGATGAACGAGTACGAAAGTGATAGATTCAGGGAAGTCTTTTACGAATTTGGACTTAGCGAGGTCTCTAATATTGAAGAAGCGGATTTTGTGCTTTTTAACAGTTGTGCAGTGCGTGAAAAGTCTGAGCAGAAACTTATAAGTTCTGTTGGATATGCGCGTTCCCTTTATGAAAAATATGGACGTCCTTATGTTATTGTAACGGGATGTGTTGCATCAATAAGGGAAAAAGAGATTAAAAGGGTTGCAAAAGATAGCCTGTTCATGCTTTCGAAAGGATACGAGCTTGTTTATGATCGAGTTGAGGAACTCCGAAGAGAACTTTCAAAAATACTTAAGCCAGTTGGAAGTAGTTTTACCAGTAGTAGTGGTGTTTTTGCATATGTCCCTGTAATCTTCGGCTGTAACAGTTTTTGCACTTACTGTATAGTTCCTGCAACAAAGGGGCGTGAGAAATCAAGAAAGTTATCCGATATCATAGACGAGGTGCAAAGGCTTGTTGATAATGGCACAAAAGAGATAGTCCTTTTGGGGCAAAATATCAATCACTATGCGTACGACCTTGGCAACCCAAATGGATTTATAGAGTTGCTTGAAGCAGTTTCAAAAGTAAGGGGTCTTAAGCGATTACGGTATCTTACGCCTCATCCTGCATATTTCACAAAAGACCTAATAAAGCGTATGCGACAGATTGATAACCTTATGCCCCATTTCCATTTGCCTGTGCAGTCTGGCTCGAACAGGATTTTGGAACTTATGAAAAGAGAGTACACTAAAGAGTTTTACCTTGATATTATCGAGGCAATTTGGGAGATTTTTAAAGAGGCATCGATAACGACCGACATTATTGTTGGCTTTCCTACTGAAACCGAAGAGGATTTTATGGAGACTGTTAACCTGGTGAAGTATGTCCGGTTTGACAAAAGTTTCATTGCAGCCTACTCAAAGAGACCTAATACGCCTGCTTCAACAATGGAAGGACAAATCGACCCAAAAATTAAGAAAGAGAGGCTCAATTATCTTTTAAGCGTTCAAAACGAAATAAGCTTCGAAAAGAATAAAGCTTATATCGGCGGCACTTACGAAGTGCTTGTTGAGAATGTGAAAGGAAACGTTGCCTTTGGAAGGATTCCTCAGGACAAACTTGTTATATTCGAAACCGAAAAGCAAATTCAAACTGGTGATTTAGTAAATGTTCAAATAACCGATGCAGACTTTATACATCTAAAGGGAAAAATTGCAGACTCACTTTGA
- the miaA gene encoding tRNA (adenosine(37)-N6)-dimethylallyltransferase MiaA, producing the protein MEDKVVVILGPTATNKSKVALELVKEFPLEIVSADSMQFYRGMDIGTAKVPKEVRDIIPHHFIDIIDVTEEYSVGQYKRDFLKLSKEIYERGKIPLIVGGSGLYIRAITENFPVEVSPSQDPELRKRLSELPLPELKKLAESIDFESASRVFDKKRLIRIIEFYTKTGKKMSEVKNPESKFKFLKIGLIKDRKILYRDIDLRVLEMIKLGLVDEVRHLLETYPHWSKTARQAIGYKEILDVFSDKMSLEEAVELIKKNTRHLAKRQITWFKKEKGVLWFDSTNLNETVSEVKRLVGEFINDD; encoded by the coding sequence ATGGAAGATAAGGTTGTGGTTATTCTGGGACCAACTGCAACAAATAAAAGCAAGGTTGCACTGGAACTTGTAAAAGAATTTCCTTTAGAAATTGTATCTGCAGATTCGATGCAATTTTATAGAGGTATGGATATTGGAACTGCAAAAGTCCCAAAAGAGGTACGTGATATAATCCCCCATCACTTTATAGATATAATCGATGTAACCGAGGAATATAGTGTTGGACAGTACAAAAGAGATTTCTTGAAACTAAGCAAAGAAATATATGAGAGGGGAAAAATTCCTCTTATTGTAGGTGGCTCGGGGCTTTACATAAGGGCAATAACCGAAAACTTCCCTGTAGAAGTGTCGCCATCGCAAGACCCAGAACTCCGTAAAAGACTTTCTGAATTACCTCTTCCTGAACTAAAGAAGTTGGCAGAGAGTATCGATTTTGAGTCTGCATCCAGGGTATTTGACAAAAAGCGTTTGATAAGGATAATTGAGTTTTATACTAAAACCGGGAAGAAGATGTCCGAGGTAAAAAATCCTGAAAGCAAGTTCAAGTTTCTGAAGATAGGGCTTATTAAGGATAGAAAAATACTCTACAGAGACATTGATTTGCGTGTTTTGGAGATGATAAAACTCGGTCTTGTAGATGAAGTAAGGCATCTTTTGGAAACGTATCCTCACTGGTCGAAAACTGCAAGACAGGCAATTGGATACAAGGAAATTCTCGATGTGTTTTCGGACAAAATGAGCCTTGAAGAGGCAGTGGAACTCATAAAGAAAAACACAAGGCATCTTGCAAAAAGGCAGATAACCTGGTTTAAGAAAGAGAAAGGCGTTTTGTGGTTTGATTCTACAAATTTAAACGAAACCGTAAGCGAAGTAAAAAGATTGGTAGGTGAATTTATAAATGATGATTGA
- a CDS encoding ribose-phosphate pyrophosphokinase, whose translation MVKEILSMDEVKIFTGNSNVPLAEAIASYLNMKLSPAIVSRFPDGEIQVRCLESVRGKDVFVIQSTQTPAENLLELLIMIDAIRRASARSISAVIPFFGYARQDRKTKSREPISAKLVANLITVAGATRVVSVELHAAQIQGFFDIPADNLTAVLILGKYFREKNLENPVVVAPDVGAVQRATTFAQEIPNATQAIFVKKRLSPEEVDTSRLIGEVEGKSVILVDDAIHTGNTLISAAKEVLKRGAKEVYATATHGIFAGDSLKALAESPIKEIVVTDTLPVQSRPDLPEKVKVLSVAPLIGEAIRRIVMHESVSELFEKK comes from the coding sequence ATGGTTAAAGAAATTCTTTCAATGGACGAAGTAAAAATTTTTACAGGCAACTCTAATGTGCCACTTGCTGAGGCGATTGCAAGTTATCTTAATATGAAATTAAGCCCTGCAATTGTCTCGAGGTTCCCAGACGGGGAAATCCAGGTAAGGTGCCTTGAATCTGTAAGAGGAAAGGATGTTTTTGTAATTCAATCGACACAGACACCAGCAGAAAATCTGCTTGAACTTCTCATAATGATTGATGCTATAAGGCGTGCTTCGGCGAGGAGTATCTCTGCAGTAATTCCTTTTTTTGGCTATGCAAGACAGGATAGAAAGACAAAGTCAAGAGAGCCTATCTCTGCAAAACTTGTTGCAAACCTAATAACCGTTGCTGGTGCAACGAGGGTTGTTTCTGTTGAATTGCATGCTGCACAGATTCAGGGATTCTTTGATATTCCCGCAGATAACCTTACAGCGGTTTTGATCCTTGGAAAGTATTTCAGGGAAAAGAATCTCGAAAACCCTGTTGTTGTTGCACCTGATGTTGGCGCAGTGCAGAGAGCAACTACATTTGCACAGGAAATACCAAATGCAACTCAGGCAATATTCGTAAAAAAGAGGCTAAGTCCCGAGGAAGTTGATACATCAAGGCTTATAGGTGAAGTTGAAGGAAAAAGCGTAATCCTGGTTGACGATGCGATACACACCGGGAATACACTTATAAGCGCAGCAAAAGAGGTCTTAAAAAGAGGAGCAAAAGAAGTCTATGCAACTGCAACCCACGGAATTTTTGCAGGAGACTCCTTAAAAGCCCTTGCAGAATCCCCCATTAAAGAAATTGTCGTTACCGATACACTTCCTGTCCAAAGTAGACCTGACCTTCCGGAAAAGGTGAAGGTTTTAAGTGTTGCTCCACTTATTGGTGAAGCAATAAGAAGAATTGTTATGCACGAATCTGTTTCTGAACTTTTTGAAAAAAAGTAA
- a CDS encoding segregation/condensation protein A, with product MSLEDIVYEAKRSKNYLLSVSILELVENELEKIDAFEMSEKVLLLATLVELKSELLLYLLGLKEQRKKSLQEENIEDIIEVIEKSVERSVVKRAFVEKVSSNEIPISRLEKIVKEVLEREKYYENKTIETPQVSVAEIIEKLKEMLTQLKEIDFRQLIEQCTSKIEVIATFLAVLILAKNKFIRIIQESHFSPIVLRINEEGRIPLRN from the coding sequence ATGAGCCTTGAGGACATCGTCTACGAAGCAAAAAGAAGCAAGAATTACCTTTTAAGTGTCTCTATTCTTGAACTTGTAGAAAATGAACTTGAGAAAATTGATGCATTTGAAATGAGCGAAAAAGTGCTTTTGCTTGCAACGCTTGTTGAACTTAAGTCGGAACTTCTTCTGTATCTATTGGGACTGAAAGAACAGAGGAAGAAATCTCTTCAAGAAGAGAACATTGAAGACATTATAGAAGTAATCGAAAAATCTGTTGAAAGGAGCGTTGTAAAGAGAGCATTTGTTGAAAAGGTGTCTTCAAACGAAATTCCAATCTCACGGCTTGAAAAAATCGTAAAAGAAGTCCTTGAAAGAGAAAAGTATTACGAGAACAAGACGATTGAGACACCTCAAGTTTCTGTTGCTGAGATAATCGAAAAACTCAAAGAAATGCTTACCCAACTTAAAGAGATTGACTTCAGACAACTCATCGAGCAGTGCACCTCCAAGATTGAGGTCATTGCAACTTTCCTTGCTGTTCTCATATTAGCAAAGAACAAGTTTATAAGAATTATTCAGGAATCGCACTTTTCACCAATTGTGCTGAGGATAAATGAAGAAGGAAGAATACCTTTACGCAATTGA
- a CDS encoding CCA tRNA nucleotidyltransferase → MEKDLANIIKAIPGEILWLIEASSTYLVGGAVRDYLLDKPFFDYDFIVTSKDFESLPYKLKEKNLKYILLNRMTFPLYRVFLNNFTFDFTTYNNLEEDALKRDFTVNAIYVNVGDLKTYSHPLAFDDLRNRTLRVCSVNSVRNDPVRYMRAFRFLAQYHFSIEEETRLLLHTSKDLYLTSKRERARVELLKFLKNSVDDIKYAVSLVFDGVDFSFIRRILIGEKIPELHKNINKDSTYLDMLKAYFLSKTHNEFLYGLTIKEMEFVSFIDKKIESNFESLFDAFYEKRGRPEFVILNIVANFNTDLLPMCIEVVRRWKREKVNFSEVEVFAKENSLTIDKASREVFRRMCRRIYENICHN, encoded by the coding sequence GTGGAGAAAGATTTAGCAAACATCATAAAAGCGATCCCAGGGGAAATCCTCTGGCTTATTGAAGCTTCTTCTACTTATCTTGTAGGTGGTGCAGTCCGGGATTACTTACTCGATAAACCATTTTTTGATTATGATTTTATTGTTACAAGTAAGGATTTTGAAAGCCTTCCTTACAAACTAAAAGAAAAGAACCTAAAATATATCCTTCTTAATAGGATGACATTTCCACTTTACAGGGTCTTCCTTAATAACTTTACTTTTGATTTTACGACTTATAATAACCTCGAAGAAGATGCCTTAAAAAGGGATTTTACGGTTAATGCAATATATGTAAATGTTGGAGATTTAAAGACATATTCTCATCCTCTTGCTTTTGACGACCTAAGAAATAGAACTCTGCGTGTTTGCTCTGTAAACTCCGTAAGAAACGATCCAGTGAGATATATGCGTGCTTTCAGGTTTTTAGCACAGTACCATTTTTCTATTGAAGAGGAAACAAGATTGTTACTCCATACTTCAAAAGATCTTTATCTTACCTCAAAAAGAGAAAGGGCACGTGTTGAACTGCTTAAGTTCTTAAAAAATAGTGTTGATGACATAAAGTATGCTGTTTCTCTTGTATTTGATGGCGTTGACTTTTCTTTTATAAGGAGAATTTTAATAGGTGAAAAAATCCCTGAACTCCACAAAAATATAAATAAAGACTCGACTTACCTTGATATGTTAAAGGCATATTTTCTATCGAAAACCCATAACGAATTTTTATATGGACTTACTATAAAGGAGATGGAGTTTGTAAGTTTTATTGACAAAAAAATCGAAAGCAATTTTGAAAGTTTATTCGATGCCTTTTATGAAAAAAGAGGTAGACCCGAGTTTGTGATTTTAAATATTGTTGCAAATTTCAATACGGATTTACTTCCAATGTGTATAGAAGTTGTAAGAAGGTGGAAAAGAGAGAAAGTTAATTTTAGTGAGGTTGAGGTGTTTGCAAAGGAAAATTCATTAACTATCGATAAAGCCTCCAGAGAGGTTTTTAGGAGAATGTGCAGGAGAATTTATGAGAACATTTGCCATAATTAA
- a CDS encoding SMC-Scp complex subunit ScpB → MKKEEYLYAIESILFVSPKPVRIDKIASTLGLDKGSVNELLLELENSLKGTGINIAFEKNKVSMVPNPSYRRYFEKFIKRKKVTLSKNLIEVIGLVLKKKRTKEEIDKIRGVNSTRVINELLKLGYIEKEFFEGKIYYKVTDKFIETLPEDVREDLEARLFKF, encoded by the coding sequence ATGAAGAAGGAAGAATACCTTTACGCAATTGAATCAATTTTGTTCGTGTCGCCAAAGCCGGTGAGGATTGATAAAATTGCAAGTACACTCGGACTTGATAAAGGGAGTGTTAACGAACTCCTTTTGGAACTTGAAAACAGCTTAAAGGGAACGGGCATAAACATTGCATTTGAAAAGAATAAGGTCTCAATGGTGCCAAATCCTTCATACAGAAGGTATTTCGAGAAATTCATAAAGAGGAAAAAAGTAACACTATCGAAAAATCTCATCGAGGTAATAGGGCTTGTTTTAAAGAAAAAAAGGACAAAAGAGGAAATCGACAAGATTCGAGGAGTGAATAGCACAAGGGTAATAAACGAACTTCTTAAACTGGGATACATTGAAAAAGAATTTTTCGAAGGGAAAATATACTATAAAGTTACCGATAAGTTCATTGAGACACTTCCTGAAGATGTACGAGAAGACCTCGAAGCAAGACTCTTTAAGTTCTAA